Proteins encoded by one window of Rutidosis leptorrhynchoides isolate AG116_Rl617_1_P2 chromosome 7, CSIRO_AGI_Rlap_v1, whole genome shotgun sequence:
- the LOC139857445 gene encoding L-aspartate oxidase 2-a, chloroplastic: protein MATGIASGSAHLQYLETGCRKPSLFCRAISYKSVQKFPWSRGLPNNLQIKRYHINETRRPFSTIITSCMKDESTKYFDFAVIGSGVAGLRYALEVAKHGTVAVITKAEPHESNTNYAQGGVSAVLCASDSVESHMQDTIVAGAYLCDEETVRVVCTEGPERIRELIAMGASFDHGEDGNLHLAREGGHSHHRIVHAADMTGREIERALLKAIENDPNITVFKHHFAIDLLTSQDGYEMVCHGVDTMNTETRKVVRFISKVTLLASGGAGHIYPSTTNPPVATGDGIAMAHRAQAVISNMEFVQFHPTALADEGLPITPAKTRENAFLITEAVRGDGGVLYNLNMERFMPMYDERAELAPRDVVARSIDDQLKKRNERYVLLDISHKAEDKILSHFPNIAAECLKYGLDITRDPIPVVPAAHYMCGGVRAGLQGETNVRGLYVAGEVACTGLHGANRLASNSLLEALVFARRAVNPSIEHMKGSHIDHSVSRWWDPPVVPMQLGSTILDKIIRRTKQVRKELQSIMWEYVGIVRSTTRLMSAEQRIGELELEWEAYLFQQGWEPTMVGLEACEMRNLFCCAKLVVSSALARHESRGLHYTTDFPHVNEQSRLPTVIFPCSTVNATWSSRQLHQQHTW, encoded by the exons ATGGCAACTGGTATAGCTTCTGGAAGTGCTCATCTTCAATATTTAGAGACAGGTTGCCGAAAACCGAGCTTGTTTTGTCGGGCGATATCGTATAAGTCTGTCCAAAAGTTTCCATG GTCACGCGGGCTTCCTAACAACTTACAAATCAAACGTTACCATATTAATGAAACTCGAAGACCATTTTCAACAATCATAACTTCATGTATGAAAGATGAATCCACAAAGTATTTTGATTTTGCTGTTATTGGTAGTGGGGTTGCTGGTCTTCGATACGCACTTGAGGTTGCAAAACATGGTACCGTTGCTGTAATAACAAAAGCCGAGCCTCACGAAAGCAACACGAATTATGCGCAGGGTGGCGTTAGTGCCGTTTTGTGTGCTTCCGATTCGGTAGAGAGTCACATGCAAGATACAATTGTAGCAGGCGCTTATTTATGTGATGAGGAGACTGTTCGA GTGGTGTGTACCGAAGGACCCGAGAGGATACGAGAATTAATAGCCATGGGTGCATCGTTTGATCATGGTGAAGACGGGAATTTACATTTAGCAAGAGAAGGTGGTCATTCACATCATAGAATCGTACACGCGGCTGATATGACCGGAAGAGAAATCGAAAGGGCACTTCTTAAGGCAATTGAAAACGATCCCAATATTACCGTTTTCAAGCATCATTTTGCGATTGACTTGTTGACTTCTCAG GATGGATATGAGATGGTTTGCCATGGTGTTGACACTATGAATACCGAGACACGCAAG GTGGTACGGTTCATTTCAAAGGTGACATTGCTTGCTTCCGGGGGTGCAGGGCATATCTATCCGTCTACTACAAATCCACCC GTAGCTACAGGAGATGGAATAGCCATGGCGCATAGAGCTCAAGCTGTAATATCAAATATGGA ATTTGTGCAGTTTCATCCAACTGCACTAGCAGACGAAGGTCTCCCTATTACACCTGCCAAAACCCGAGAAAACGCATTTTTGATCACCGAAGCTGTGAGGGGTGACGGGGGCGTTTTATATAATCTCAATATGGAAAGATTCATGCCTATGTATGATGAACGGGCTGAGCTGGCACCAAGAGACGTTGTGGCTAGAAGTATAGACGATCAGCTAAAAAAACGTAACGAAAGATACGTTCTACTAGATATTAGTCATAAAGCCGAAGACAAAATTCTTTCTCATTTCCCTAATATTGCTGCTGAGTGCCTTAAATATGGGTTGGATATAACCCGTGACCCGATTCCAGTGGTTCCTGCTGCTCATTATATGTGTGGTGGGGTTCGGGCCGGTCTTCAAGGCGAGACTAATGTTCGTGGACTTTATGTGGCAG GTGAGGTTGCATGCACAGGATTACATGGAGCAAACCGACTTGCTAGCAACTCATTACTAGAAGCACTAGTATTTGCACGCAGGGCCGTGAACCCATCAATAGAACATATGAAAGGGTCCCACATCGATCACAGTGTTTCACGATGGTGGGACCCACCTGTAGTTCCTATGCAGCTAGGGTCCACCATTCTTGACAAGATCATCAGGAGGACAAAGCAAGTTAGAAAAGAACTACAATCAATCATGTGGGAATACGTAGGGATCGTGAGGTCCACCACAAGACTTATGTCCGCCGAGCAGAGGATCGGGGAACTCGAACTTGAATGGGAAGCTTACTTGTTTCAACAAGGATGGGAACCAACAATGGTTGGGCTCGAAGCTTGCGAAATGAGAAACCTTTTTTGTTGTGCGAAACTTGTTGTGAGTAGTGCGTTGGCACGACACGAAAGCCGTGGGCTCCATTATACAACCGATTTTCCGCATGTTAACGAACAATCGCGGTTGCCGACAGTTATCTTTCCTTGTTCGACAGTGAATGCGACTTGGAGTTCAAGGCAACTTCACCAGCAACACACGTGGTAG
- the LOC139858449 gene encoding uncharacterized protein gives MVCIDNSRWMKMKLDPVNYKYLLQSNCAKLYFRAKLKSNPKNAIGIVTMGSEHDIRELLPTSNVFEIMSHIKYGYRRGGDLNFLEVLLFCLLPKFKGILKRILFFIGGPLNKGLEEASFVAIGKKLKEEGIALDVINFCVEEEVIRGLDAFVAAADNNNNSHIKHVLPTRYTHPLDVLCSTPEIISRALLEEEEEIATKDFNENIPDPDKIFKAYCQCNGKVQLGKRKMVNESLWVGNVSETSKRPVAPVMLPAGGVVSECNWREYKYYYNIATGQSQWEKPEELTMFELQQKQKQQPPHAAASIQQPHGQSNYQNMLNQQAQIPQLQFQTHLQPQMQAQYQATGIYGHQNIQGMQGAQDWMWKNKPGSS, from the exons ATGGTCTGTATCGACAATTCTCGATGGATGAAGATGAAGTTAGATCCTGTTAACTATAAATATCTGCTTCAATCAAATTGTGCTAAATTGTATTTCCGAGCTAAACTCAAG TCTAATCCGAAGAATGCTATAGGCATAGTGACAATGGGTAGTGAACATGATATTAGGGAGCTTTTACCTACTAGTAATGTTTTTGAAATCATGAGTCACATCAAAT ATGGATATAGGCGAGGTGGTGATTTGAACTTTCTAGAGGTGTTACTTTTTTGTTTACTGCCTAAATTTAAAGGTATCCTAAAAAGGATCCTTTTCTTCATTGGAGG CCCTCTAAATAAAGGATTAGAGGAGGCTTCATTTGTGGCGATTGGAAAGAAGCTAAAAGAAGAAGGTATAGCTCTTGATGTTATCAACTTCTGTGTAGAGGAAGAAGTGATTAGGGGGCTTGATGCATTTGTTGCTGCTGCTGATAATAATAACAACAGCCACATTAAACATGTTTTACCCACGCGATACACACATCCTCTTGACGTCCTATGCAG CACTCCAGAAATCATCTCTCGTGCTTTACTAGAAGAAGAGGAGGAAATAGCAACCAAAGATTTCAATGAGAATATTCCAGATCCTGACAAGATATTCAAAGCATATTGCCAATGTAATGGTAAGGTTCAGTTGGGCAAAAGGAAGATGGTTAAT gagtCTTTATGGGTAGGTAACGTTTCAGAAACATCAAAACGTCCGGTTGCTCCAGTCATGCTGCCAGCTGGAGGTGTTGTTTCAGAATGTAATTGGAGGGAATATAAGTACTACTACAACATCGCAACTGGTCAAAGCCAA TGGGAGAAACCAGAGGAGTTGACTATGTTTGAATTACAACAGAAACAAAAGCAACAACCACCACATGCTGCTGCTTCAATACAACAGCCACATGGTCAATCCAACTATCAGAATATGCTGAATCAGCAGGCTCAGATTCCCCAACTTCAGTTTCAAACTCATCTTCAACCACAGATGCAAGCACAG TATCAAGCTACGGGGATTTATGGTCATCAAAATATACAG GGGATGCAGGGAGCTCAGGATTGGATGTGGAAGAATAAACCAGGATCTTCGTAA
- the LOC139859491 gene encoding uncharacterized protein, with amino-acid sequence MDKNNVKKVKVGNGLTSTFWKDNWKGNGPLCSKYHRLFHLDVNGDCSIADRVHNGEWTWEWVRPIGPRNSSLLQEMQIELGNISLNKDVDRKVWSLSNEGVYTVRDIRALIDISILPGSHLVTRWVKQLPRKINVFIWRVAWNTLPTRLNFSARGMDIEDIGFPLCDYNVESLDHLLFGCVMAKELWLKVKIWVDMDVARDCSSWS; translated from the exons ATGGATAAGAATAATGTGAAAAAA GTTAAAGTCGGTAACGGGTTAACATCCACCTTTTGGAAAGATAATTGGAAAGGGAACGGGCCACTTTGTTCTAAATACCACCGACTATTCCACTTGGACGTTAATGGGGATTGCTCGATTGCTGACCGGGTCCATAATGGTGAATGGACCTGGGAATGGGTTAGACCAATCGGGCCGCGTAATTCATCCTTGTTGCAGGAGATGCAGATCGAGCTGGGCAATATTTCTTTAAACAAAGATGTAGATCGAAAAGTTTGGTCATTATCTAACGAGGGAGTATACACGGTTCGTGACATTCGGGCACTAATTGATATTAGTATTCTACCGGGCTCGCATTTGGTTACTCGTTGGGTCAAACAACTTCCTCGTAAGATTAACGTTTTTATATGGAGAGTTGCTTGGAACACGCTTCCAACTCGTCTTAATTTTTCGGCTAGAGGTATGGATATCGAGGATATTGGTTTCCCTTTATGCGACTATAATGTGGAATCTTTGGATCATCTATTATTTGGTTGCGTAATGGCTAAAGAACTATGGCTCAAGGTCAAGATTTGGGTGGACATGGATGTTGCTCGTGATTGTAGCTCATGGTCATAA